From Pseudomonas vanderleydeniana, the proteins below share one genomic window:
- a CDS encoding recombinase family protein: MAQVGYKRVSSADQNTARQLDSVALDEIFEDQLSGATTERPALQEMLRYVRKGDTIHVHSIDRLARSLKDLLELVEDLKSRGVQLHFHKEGLIFTSEKNHTQDLMLSMMGAVAQFERSMIRERQAEGIAKAKASGVYKGRKKSLDDEAIRAAVAGGLSFRKAAEELGVGLSTVQRAMKGRGNAAM, translated from the coding sequence ATGGCGCAGGTCGGTTACAAGCGTGTGAGTTCGGCAGACCAGAACACAGCCCGACAGTTGGACAGCGTTGCGCTGGATGAAATCTTCGAGGATCAGCTAAGCGGCGCCACTACGGAGCGCCCAGCACTTCAGGAGATGCTGCGCTACGTTCGGAAAGGCGACACCATCCATGTTCACAGCATCGACCGACTCGCCCGGAGCCTCAAGGATTTGCTGGAACTGGTCGAGGATTTAAAGTCACGTGGGGTGCAGCTTCATTTCCACAAGGAAGGCTTGATCTTCACGAGCGAGAAGAATCACACGCAGGACCTGATGCTAAGCATGATGGGTGCGGTTGCTCAGTTCGAGCGCAGTATGATCCGTGAAAGGCAGGCTGAGGGGATCGCCAAGGCGAAGGCCTCTGGGGTCTACAAGGGCCGAAAGAAGTCCTTAGACGATGAAGCGATCCGAGCGGCTGTTGCCGGTGGCTTGAGCTTTAGGAAAGCCGCAGAGGAACTGGGGGTAGGACTGAGTACTGTACAGAGAGCAATGAAAGGCAGAGGGAACGCTGCAATGTAA
- a CDS encoding SIR2 family protein: protein MSVVLNGLQQFFGLATNPIIFTGAGVSVRAGLPTWKGLIVQLAEQLRQADSLTCQLMLQCVEDGNYTTAIDYFNITKKMVEGEKLKLLKAQFSSFDAKKISAVGQLPFKACVTTNFDRSILDAIAIARQTTAVDYKYGDASFRQAQWEDGLFVARIHGAAEFPASIILSDGQFDNLLKDDTYKDFLRDCFVNRNVLFMGFSFYDPAIKYIFNEIDKRFGPATPGRHMALLPEDISSEFLSKASRLNIDIVKYDSANNHEALWEGIKSFNKVKKPAANPTMTTTRTPFDATKHYLAACYSRAKTQDSSTALRHVVIEGIVSAMLQEAAPGSITRSDILEKIRLQLGLKGRDAEAILNRATKSLIEDGLCVKQKGSNGSGIRYAWKGEPVQESMLDASIRTLCRSFVDRAYLEEKWTVPEPIIAKIVTLFNHLIKRRGWDLGAAFASGRAPENISLEAALAECNLRLVTFDQQRVLQILKNMLFHPTTEESKLLGELGRISFAMELAFHAPERTLLHKMVLPRDIYFDANVLLPALVPGHPFSQVYKEAIKSLKEAASSAAVTVNLNVCSGYLNEVISHRNLAITYYNEAGSDFGRIARSDALYNGVSNLNVFVGAYANWANQHGEVDFLKYLAEHAPYRDEAALRTFLTKQGFTVISARKGPHYPEYYAALEKAYADPLTAGKRPILIEHDSIQLAILREKLEHGDRSLFVTSDRKLQSIVSKIQGPSVLEAIVGHVGLIQLIEIMLGGISEGAGLTELLWSSKISNGTQAIRSHLVSLGLSQYDDGIAMTMPEIIEQFSELASSELERAGADLDAYDPKRRVQAFRTLGALEESYMKSMHEAARKLEERLQET from the coding sequence ATGTCAGTAGTGTTAAACGGATTGCAACAGTTCTTCGGGTTGGCTACTAATCCGATCATCTTCACTGGCGCTGGGGTCTCCGTCCGAGCAGGCCTACCAACGTGGAAAGGGCTGATAGTCCAACTGGCTGAACAGTTGCGGCAGGCTGACTCCCTTACTTGCCAATTGATGCTACAGTGTGTTGAGGATGGCAACTACACGACTGCAATCGATTACTTTAACATCACGAAGAAAATGGTTGAGGGGGAAAAGCTAAAGTTACTGAAAGCACAGTTCAGCTCCTTCGATGCAAAAAAAATATCTGCTGTAGGCCAACTGCCTTTCAAGGCATGCGTAACAACTAATTTTGATAGAAGCATACTTGACGCCATTGCTATTGCTCGCCAGACTACGGCCGTTGATTACAAATATGGCGATGCATCGTTCCGGCAAGCTCAATGGGAGGATGGGTTGTTTGTTGCGAGGATTCATGGTGCAGCAGAGTTTCCCGCCTCAATCATCCTGTCTGATGGTCAATTCGATAATCTATTAAAAGATGATACTTACAAAGACTTCTTACGGGACTGCTTTGTAAATCGAAATGTTTTGTTTATGGGCTTTTCGTTTTACGACCCAGCAATTAAATACATCTTTAATGAGATTGACAAACGCTTTGGCCCCGCAACACCTGGTAGGCACATGGCGCTTCTTCCTGAAGATATCAGCTCAGAGTTCCTTTCAAAAGCAAGTCGTTTGAATATAGATATTGTGAAGTATGATTCTGCAAATAATCATGAGGCACTATGGGAAGGAATTAAGTCATTTAATAAAGTAAAGAAACCCGCAGCAAACCCCACTATGACGACAACCAGAACACCCTTTGATGCTACTAAGCATTACCTTGCGGCCTGTTATTCGCGCGCAAAGACACAGGATAGCTCGACAGCTTTGCGTCACGTAGTAATTGAAGGGATTGTTTCAGCGATGCTGCAAGAGGCAGCGCCTGGGTCAATCACTCGTAGTGATATCTTAGAAAAAATTAGGCTTCAGCTTGGGTTAAAAGGTAGGGACGCCGAAGCAATATTGAACAGGGCAACCAAGTCCCTCATTGAGGACGGACTTTGCGTTAAGCAGAAAGGATCAAATGGGTCGGGGATTCGCTACGCCTGGAAAGGTGAGCCAGTTCAAGAAAGTATGCTTGACGCTTCCATTAGAACATTATGCCGAAGCTTTGTGGATCGTGCATATCTGGAAGAAAAGTGGACCGTACCTGAACCGATTATTGCTAAGATCGTTACACTTTTCAATCACTTGATAAAGCGGAGAGGCTGGGATCTGGGAGCGGCTTTTGCATCGGGCCGAGCGCCAGAAAACATCTCGTTAGAGGCTGCACTTGCTGAATGCAATTTACGTCTGGTTACATTTGATCAGCAGCGTGTACTGCAGATTCTAAAAAATATGTTGTTCCATCCGACTACAGAGGAGTCAAAGCTCTTAGGTGAGCTGGGTAGGATCAGCTTTGCAATGGAGCTTGCGTTTCATGCCCCGGAACGCACTTTACTTCACAAAATGGTTTTGCCACGTGATATTTACTTTGATGCCAACGTCCTGTTACCGGCACTGGTGCCTGGACATCCCTTTAGCCAGGTTTATAAAGAGGCAATCAAGAGCCTGAAGGAAGCAGCGTCCTCTGCGGCTGTAACTGTTAATCTTAATGTCTGCTCAGGGTATCTCAACGAGGTGATTAGCCATCGCAACCTGGCAATTACATACTACAATGAAGCTGGTTCTGACTTTGGCAGAATTGCTCGAAGCGATGCTTTGTATAACGGTGTTAGCAACCTCAACGTATTCGTCGGGGCGTACGCGAACTGGGCGAACCAACATGGTGAAGTTGATTTTTTAAAGTATCTTGCAGAGCACGCTCCTTATCGCGATGAGGCAGCCCTCAGGACGTTTCTGACGAAACAAGGTTTTACAGTTATTTCAGCGAGAAAAGGGCCTCATTACCCAGAGTATTATGCGGCACTGGAGAAAGCTTATGCAGATCCGCTCACTGCAGGTAAGCGTCCAATTTTAATAGAGCACGACTCCATACAACTGGCTATTCTTCGGGAGAAGTTGGAGCACGGGGATCGCTCCCTGTTTGTGACCAGCGATCGAAAGTTACAAAGCATTGTATCTAAAATCCAAGGACCATCTGTATTAGAAGCAATTGTTGGCCATGTAGGCCTTATTCAACTCATTGAGATTATGTTGGGAGGAATTTCGGAAGGTGCGGGTCTGACAGAGCTGCTCTGGAGTTCAAAAATATCAAATGGTACTCAAGCAATACGTTCTCATCTCGTCTCGCTGGGGTTATCTCAATATGATGACGGCATTGCAATGACGATGCCTGAGATAATTGAGCAGTTTTCCGAGCTTGCGTCCTCTGAGCTTGAACGTGCAGGCGCCGACCTTGACGCCTATGATCCCAAGAGACGGGTGCAGGCATTTAGAACCCTTGGTGCGCTTGAAGAAAGCTATATGAAGAGTATGCATGAGGCAGCTCGAAAGTTAGAAGAACGGCTGCAGGAAACTTAA
- a CDS encoding YchJ family protein, whose amino-acid sequence MSASICPCGSGNLLDTCCGHYHAGQPAPCAEALMRSRYSAYVLGLVDYLVATTLPIQQGGLDRQSIADWSAQSTWLGLQVEGSEVFGGQPEHAFVTFTARWHDSGGEHSHRERSAFVQNGGRWYFIDPTVTLKAGRNDACPCGSGQKYKKCCSSYLAG is encoded by the coding sequence GTGAGCGCATCCATTTGCCCCTGCGGCAGCGGCAACCTGCTGGACACCTGCTGCGGCCATTACCACGCCGGCCAGCCCGCGCCTTGTGCCGAGGCGCTGATGCGCTCGCGCTACAGCGCCTATGTGCTGGGCCTGGTCGACTATCTGGTGGCAACCACACTGCCGATCCAGCAAGGTGGCCTGGACCGCCAGTCCATCGCCGACTGGAGTGCACAAAGCACCTGGCTGGGCCTGCAGGTGGAAGGCTCGGAAGTATTCGGCGGCCAGCCCGAGCACGCCTTCGTGACCTTTACCGCGCGCTGGCACGACAGCGGCGGCGAACACAGCCACCGCGAGCGTTCCGCCTTCGTGCAGAACGGCGGGCGCTGGTACTTCATCGACCCGACCGTGACGCTCAAGGCCGGGCGCAACGACGCCTGCCCCTGTGGCAGCGGGCAGAAGTACAAGAAGTGCTGTTCGAGCTACCTGGCCGGCTGA
- a CDS encoding LEA type 2 family protein encodes MHSRTLGTLALLVILALSGCASWLDAGPRDPVVSVVRVELVKARLLQQKFKLHFRIDNPNDNTLTVRALHYRIYLDQWLLAEGDYDRWLTVEPNSRAFFVVPVRTNLWQHMKPLARRLEKIDKPIPYRLEGTLETGLFIGYDVHLEHKGEIIPGDLISE; translated from the coding sequence ATGCACTCAAGGACACTCGGTACGCTCGCCCTGCTGGTCATCCTGGCGCTGTCCGGCTGTGCCTCCTGGCTCGATGCCGGGCCGCGGGACCCCGTGGTGAGCGTGGTGCGGGTGGAACTGGTCAAGGCCAGGCTGTTGCAGCAGAAATTCAAGCTGCACTTTCGCATCGACAACCCCAACGACAACACCCTGACCGTGCGTGCCCTGCACTATCGGATCTATCTGGACCAGTGGCTGCTGGCCGAAGGCGATTACGACCGCTGGCTGACCGTGGAGCCCAACAGCCGGGCATTCTTCGTGGTGCCGGTACGGACCAACCTCTGGCAGCACATGAAGCCGTTGGCCAGGCGCCTGGAAAAAATCGACAAGCCGATTCCCTATCGACTGGAGGGCACCCTGGAAACCGGATTATTCATCGGCTATGACGTGCACCTGGAGCACAAAGGCGAGATAATTCCCGGCGATCTTATTTCGGAGTAG
- a CDS encoding SEC-C metal-binding domain-containing protein: MTQQPHVHGPDCNHDHDHAHHDHDHGHVHGPHCNHAHQEPVRNALKDVGRNDPCPCGNGKKFKKCHGA; this comes from the coding sequence ATGACCCAGCAACCTCACGTCCACGGCCCTGATTGCAACCATGATCATGATCATGCCCATCACGATCATGACCACGGCCATGTTCACGGTCCGCACTGCAACCACGCGCACCAGGAGCCGGTCCGCAACGCCCTGAAGGACGTGGGCCGCAATGACCCGTGCCCATGCGGCAACGGCAAGAAATTCAAGAAGTGCCACGGCGCCTGA